In Sander vitreus isolate 19-12246 chromosome 12, sanVit1, whole genome shotgun sequence, the following proteins share a genomic window:
- the LOC144526202 gene encoding homer protein homolog 3-like isoform X3 — translation MFPHHREREQPIFCSRAHVFQIDPTTKRNWIPASKHAVTVSFFYDANRNVYRIISVGGTKAIINCTVTPSMTFTKTSQKFGQWADSRANTVYGLGFATEQQLHQFSEKFKEVKDAARLAREKSQDKELANTALSIAAPQDLSDELQSPPVMCVNGPEDKLFRSQSADITLSSEKERIKKMLSEGSICEMNLEAEFFSLQDSNTKLVAALHEANANVEQWKKQLTAYQEETDRLREQVAELEAHGGHGPSERLKDELTQSLEELEALLKAKDEEIHILQSKKVEYHEMEHDRDEAIHRLRETEMRNAELERRIQNTEQNLNNSLEDRDRMDSEVQRAIEILDIKIFDLNDLRQSLVKLIDK, via the exons ATGTTTCCTCACCACAGAGAAAG GGAGCAGCCGATCTTCTGCTCCCGGGCCCATGTTTTCCAGATCGACCCCACCACCAAGAGGAACTGGATCCCGGCCAGCAAACATGCCGTCACCGTGTCCTTCTTCTATGATGCCAACCGCAACGTCTACCGTATCATCAGCGTGGGTGGGACCAAG GCAATCATCAACTGCACCGTAACACCCAGCATGACGTTTACCAAGACGTCCCAGAAGTTCGGTCAGTGGGCGGACAGCAGGGCCAACACTGTGTACGGGCTTGGTTTTGCTACAGAGCAACAGCTGCACCAG TTCTCCGAGAAGTTTAAGGAGGTGAAAGATGCAGCTCGTCTGGCACGAGAGAAGTCGCAGGACAAAGAACTGGCCAACACGGCGCTAAGCATCGCTGCTCCTCAG GACCTCTCGGATGAACTCCAGTCTCCACCGGTGATGTGTGTGAACGGACCCGAGGACAAGCTGTTCCGCAGCCAGAGCGCGGACATCACGCTGTCTTCTGAAAAGGAGCGCATTAAAAAGATGCTCTCTGAAGG gtCTATCTGTGAGATGAACCTGGAAGCCGAGTTCTTCTCTCTGCAGGACAGCAACACCAAACTGGTGGCAGCTTTGCATGAGGCTAATGCTAATGTGGAGCAGTGGAAGAAACAGCTGACAGCATATCAGGAGGAGACGGACAGACTCAGAGAGCAG GTGGCTGAGTTAGAAGCCCACGGAGGCCACGGCCCCAGTGAGCGGCTGAAGGATGAGCTGACCCAGTccctggaggagctggaggcccTGCTCAAGGCCAAAGATGAG GAAATCCACATTTTGCAAAGCAAGAAAGTAGAGTACCACGAGATGGAACACGACAGGGATGAGGCCATTCACAGATTACGG GAGACAGAGATGCGTAATGCAGAGTTGGAGCGTCGCATCCAGAACACCGAGCAGAACCTGAATAACTCTCTGGAGGATCGGGATCGCATGGACTCTGAAGTCCAGAGGGCCATCGAAATTCTGGACATCAAGATCTTTGACCTTAATGATCTTCGCCAGAGCCTGGTTAAACTCATCGACAAATAA
- the LOC144526202 gene encoding homer protein homolog 3-like isoform X2 yields MFPHHREREQPIFCSRAHVFQIDPTTKRNWIPASKHAVTVSFFYDANRNVYRIISVGGTKTHLNGRSLLSLHLQAIINCTVTPSMTFTKTSQKFGQWADSRANTVYGLGFATEQQLHQFSEKFKEVKDAARLAREKSQDKELANTALSIAAPQSPPVMCVNGPEDKLFRSQSADITLSSEKERIKKMLSEGSICEMNLEAEFFSLQDSNTKLVAALHEANANVEQWKKQLTAYQEETDRLREQVAELEAHGGHGPSERLKDELTQSLEELEALLKAKDEEIHILQSKKVEYHEMEHDRDEAIHRLRETEMRNAELERRIQNTEQNLNNSLEDRDRMDSEVQRAIEILDIKIFDLNDLRQSLVKLIDK; encoded by the exons ATGTTTCCTCACCACAGAGAAAG GGAGCAGCCGATCTTCTGCTCCCGGGCCCATGTTTTCCAGATCGACCCCACCACCAAGAGGAACTGGATCCCGGCCAGCAAACATGCCGTCACCGTGTCCTTCTTCTATGATGCCAACCGCAACGTCTACCGTATCATCAGCGTGGGTGGGACCAAG ACCCACCTGAATGGACGATCTTTGTTGTCTCTGCATCTGCAGGCAATCATCAACTGCACCGTAACACCCAGCATGACGTTTACCAAGACGTCCCAGAAGTTCGGTCAGTGGGCGGACAGCAGGGCCAACACTGTGTACGGGCTTGGTTTTGCTACAGAGCAACAGCTGCACCAG TTCTCCGAGAAGTTTAAGGAGGTGAAAGATGCAGCTCGTCTGGCACGAGAGAAGTCGCAGGACAAAGAACTGGCCAACACGGCGCTAAGCATCGCTGCTCCTCAG TCTCCACCGGTGATGTGTGTGAACGGACCCGAGGACAAGCTGTTCCGCAGCCAGAGCGCGGACATCACGCTGTCTTCTGAAAAGGAGCGCATTAAAAAGATGCTCTCTGAAGG gtCTATCTGTGAGATGAACCTGGAAGCCGAGTTCTTCTCTCTGCAGGACAGCAACACCAAACTGGTGGCAGCTTTGCATGAGGCTAATGCTAATGTGGAGCAGTGGAAGAAACAGCTGACAGCATATCAGGAGGAGACGGACAGACTCAGAGAGCAG GTGGCTGAGTTAGAAGCCCACGGAGGCCACGGCCCCAGTGAGCGGCTGAAGGATGAGCTGACCCAGTccctggaggagctggaggcccTGCTCAAGGCCAAAGATGAG GAAATCCACATTTTGCAAAGCAAGAAAGTAGAGTACCACGAGATGGAACACGACAGGGATGAGGCCATTCACAGATTACGG GAGACAGAGATGCGTAATGCAGAGTTGGAGCGTCGCATCCAGAACACCGAGCAGAACCTGAATAACTCTCTGGAGGATCGGGATCGCATGGACTCTGAAGTCCAGAGGGCCATCGAAATTCTGGACATCAAGATCTTTGACCTTAATGATCTTCGCCAGAGCCTGGTTAAACTCATCGACAAATAA
- the LOC144526202 gene encoding homer protein homolog 3-like isoform X5, with product MTFTKTSQKFGQWADSRANTVYGLGFATEQQLHQFSEKFKEVKDAARLAREKSQDKELANTALSIAAPQDLSDELQSPPVMCVNGPEDKLFRSQSADITLSSEKERIKKMLSEGSICEMNLEAEFFSLQDSNTKLVAALHEANANVEQWKKQLTAYQEETDRLREQVAELEAHGGHGPSERLKDELTQSLEELEALLKAKDEEIHILQSKKVEYHEMEHDRDEAIHRLRETEMRNAELERRIQNTEQNLNNSLEDRDRMDSEVQRAIEILDIKIFDLNDLRQSLVKLIDK from the exons ATGACGTTTACCAAGACGTCCCAGAAGTTCGGTCAGTGGGCGGACAGCAGGGCCAACACTGTGTACGGGCTTGGTTTTGCTACAGAGCAACAGCTGCACCAG TTCTCCGAGAAGTTTAAGGAGGTGAAAGATGCAGCTCGTCTGGCACGAGAGAAGTCGCAGGACAAAGAACTGGCCAACACGGCGCTAAGCATCGCTGCTCCTCAG GACCTCTCGGATGAACTCCAGTCTCCACCGGTGATGTGTGTGAACGGACCCGAGGACAAGCTGTTCCGCAGCCAGAGCGCGGACATCACGCTGTCTTCTGAAAAGGAGCGCATTAAAAAGATGCTCTCTGAAGG gtCTATCTGTGAGATGAACCTGGAAGCCGAGTTCTTCTCTCTGCAGGACAGCAACACCAAACTGGTGGCAGCTTTGCATGAGGCTAATGCTAATGTGGAGCAGTGGAAGAAACAGCTGACAGCATATCAGGAGGAGACGGACAGACTCAGAGAGCAG GTGGCTGAGTTAGAAGCCCACGGAGGCCACGGCCCCAGTGAGCGGCTGAAGGATGAGCTGACCCAGTccctggaggagctggaggcccTGCTCAAGGCCAAAGATGAG GAAATCCACATTTTGCAAAGCAAGAAAGTAGAGTACCACGAGATGGAACACGACAGGGATGAGGCCATTCACAGATTACGG GAGACAGAGATGCGTAATGCAGAGTTGGAGCGTCGCATCCAGAACACCGAGCAGAACCTGAATAACTCTCTGGAGGATCGGGATCGCATGGACTCTGAAGTCCAGAGGGCCATCGAAATTCTGGACATCAAGATCTTTGACCTTAATGATCTTCGCCAGAGCCTGGTTAAACTCATCGACAAATAA
- the LOC144526202 gene encoding homer protein homolog 3-like isoform X1: protein MFPHHREREQPIFCSRAHVFQIDPTTKRNWIPASKHAVTVSFFYDANRNVYRIISVGGTKTHLNGRSLLSLHLQAIINCTVTPSMTFTKTSQKFGQWADSRANTVYGLGFATEQQLHQFSEKFKEVKDAARLAREKSQDKELANTALSIAAPQDLSDELQSPPVMCVNGPEDKLFRSQSADITLSSEKERIKKMLSEGSICEMNLEAEFFSLQDSNTKLVAALHEANANVEQWKKQLTAYQEETDRLREQVAELEAHGGHGPSERLKDELTQSLEELEALLKAKDEEIHILQSKKVEYHEMEHDRDEAIHRLRETEMRNAELERRIQNTEQNLNNSLEDRDRMDSEVQRAIEILDIKIFDLNDLRQSLVKLIDK, encoded by the exons ATGTTTCCTCACCACAGAGAAAG GGAGCAGCCGATCTTCTGCTCCCGGGCCCATGTTTTCCAGATCGACCCCACCACCAAGAGGAACTGGATCCCGGCCAGCAAACATGCCGTCACCGTGTCCTTCTTCTATGATGCCAACCGCAACGTCTACCGTATCATCAGCGTGGGTGGGACCAAG ACCCACCTGAATGGACGATCTTTGTTGTCTCTGCATCTGCAGGCAATCATCAACTGCACCGTAACACCCAGCATGACGTTTACCAAGACGTCCCAGAAGTTCGGTCAGTGGGCGGACAGCAGGGCCAACACTGTGTACGGGCTTGGTTTTGCTACAGAGCAACAGCTGCACCAG TTCTCCGAGAAGTTTAAGGAGGTGAAAGATGCAGCTCGTCTGGCACGAGAGAAGTCGCAGGACAAAGAACTGGCCAACACGGCGCTAAGCATCGCTGCTCCTCAG GACCTCTCGGATGAACTCCAGTCTCCACCGGTGATGTGTGTGAACGGACCCGAGGACAAGCTGTTCCGCAGCCAGAGCGCGGACATCACGCTGTCTTCTGAAAAGGAGCGCATTAAAAAGATGCTCTCTGAAGG gtCTATCTGTGAGATGAACCTGGAAGCCGAGTTCTTCTCTCTGCAGGACAGCAACACCAAACTGGTGGCAGCTTTGCATGAGGCTAATGCTAATGTGGAGCAGTGGAAGAAACAGCTGACAGCATATCAGGAGGAGACGGACAGACTCAGAGAGCAG GTGGCTGAGTTAGAAGCCCACGGAGGCCACGGCCCCAGTGAGCGGCTGAAGGATGAGCTGACCCAGTccctggaggagctggaggcccTGCTCAAGGCCAAAGATGAG GAAATCCACATTTTGCAAAGCAAGAAAGTAGAGTACCACGAGATGGAACACGACAGGGATGAGGCCATTCACAGATTACGG GAGACAGAGATGCGTAATGCAGAGTTGGAGCGTCGCATCCAGAACACCGAGCAGAACCTGAATAACTCTCTGGAGGATCGGGATCGCATGGACTCTGAAGTCCAGAGGGCCATCGAAATTCTGGACATCAAGATCTTTGACCTTAATGATCTTCGCCAGAGCCTGGTTAAACTCATCGACAAATAA
- the LOC144526202 gene encoding homer protein homolog 3-like isoform X4: MFPHHREREQPIFCSRAHVFQIDPTTKRNWIPASKHAVTVSFFYDANRNVYRIISVGGTKAIINCTVTPSMTFTKTSQKFGQWADSRANTVYGLGFATEQQLHQFSEKFKEVKDAARLAREKSQDKELANTALSIAAPQSPPVMCVNGPEDKLFRSQSADITLSSEKERIKKMLSEGSICEMNLEAEFFSLQDSNTKLVAALHEANANVEQWKKQLTAYQEETDRLREQVAELEAHGGHGPSERLKDELTQSLEELEALLKAKDEEIHILQSKKVEYHEMEHDRDEAIHRLRETEMRNAELERRIQNTEQNLNNSLEDRDRMDSEVQRAIEILDIKIFDLNDLRQSLVKLIDK, translated from the exons ATGTTTCCTCACCACAGAGAAAG GGAGCAGCCGATCTTCTGCTCCCGGGCCCATGTTTTCCAGATCGACCCCACCACCAAGAGGAACTGGATCCCGGCCAGCAAACATGCCGTCACCGTGTCCTTCTTCTATGATGCCAACCGCAACGTCTACCGTATCATCAGCGTGGGTGGGACCAAG GCAATCATCAACTGCACCGTAACACCCAGCATGACGTTTACCAAGACGTCCCAGAAGTTCGGTCAGTGGGCGGACAGCAGGGCCAACACTGTGTACGGGCTTGGTTTTGCTACAGAGCAACAGCTGCACCAG TTCTCCGAGAAGTTTAAGGAGGTGAAAGATGCAGCTCGTCTGGCACGAGAGAAGTCGCAGGACAAAGAACTGGCCAACACGGCGCTAAGCATCGCTGCTCCTCAG TCTCCACCGGTGATGTGTGTGAACGGACCCGAGGACAAGCTGTTCCGCAGCCAGAGCGCGGACATCACGCTGTCTTCTGAAAAGGAGCGCATTAAAAAGATGCTCTCTGAAGG gtCTATCTGTGAGATGAACCTGGAAGCCGAGTTCTTCTCTCTGCAGGACAGCAACACCAAACTGGTGGCAGCTTTGCATGAGGCTAATGCTAATGTGGAGCAGTGGAAGAAACAGCTGACAGCATATCAGGAGGAGACGGACAGACTCAGAGAGCAG GTGGCTGAGTTAGAAGCCCACGGAGGCCACGGCCCCAGTGAGCGGCTGAAGGATGAGCTGACCCAGTccctggaggagctggaggcccTGCTCAAGGCCAAAGATGAG GAAATCCACATTTTGCAAAGCAAGAAAGTAGAGTACCACGAGATGGAACACGACAGGGATGAGGCCATTCACAGATTACGG GAGACAGAGATGCGTAATGCAGAGTTGGAGCGTCGCATCCAGAACACCGAGCAGAACCTGAATAACTCTCTGGAGGATCGGGATCGCATGGACTCTGAAGTCCAGAGGGCCATCGAAATTCTGGACATCAAGATCTTTGACCTTAATGATCTTCGCCAGAGCCTGGTTAAACTCATCGACAAATAA